A stretch of Mesoplodon densirostris isolate mMesDen1 chromosome 9, mMesDen1 primary haplotype, whole genome shotgun sequence DNA encodes these proteins:
- the LOC132496073 gene encoding LOW QUALITY PROTEIN: microfibrillar-associated protein 1-like (The sequence of the model RefSeq protein was modified relative to this genomic sequence to represent the inferred CDS: substituted 1 base at 1 genomic stop codon): protein MSVPRSLMKQLPIQSTAGAVPVRNEKGEISMEKVKVKRYVSGKRPDYAPMESSDEEDEEFQFINKAKEQEAEPEEQEEDSSSNPRLQRLQNRISEDVEERLARHRKIVEPEVVGESDSEVEGDAWCMEXEDSSEEEEEEIDDEEIERHRGMMRQRAQERKNEELEVMEVEDEGRSGEESESESEYEEYTDSEDEMEPRLKPVFIWKKDRVTVQEREAEALKQKELEQEAKRMAEERRKYTLKIVEEETKKELEENKRSLAALDALNTDNENDEEEYEAWKVRELKRIKRDREDREALEKEKAEIERMRNLTEEERRAELRANGKVITNKAVKGKYKFLQKYYHRGAFFMDEDEEVYKRDFSAPTLEDHFNKTILPKVMQVKNFGRSGRTKYTHLVDQDTTSFDSAWGQESAQNTKFFKQKAAGVRDLFERPSAKKRKTT from the coding sequence ATGTCGGTCCCAAGATCACTCATGAAACAGCTGCCCATTCAGTCTACGGCTGGGGCCGTCCCGGTTCGCAATGAGAAAGGTGAGATTTCGATGGAAAAAGTGAAGGTAAAACGTTATGTGTCGGGAAAGAGGCCAGACTATGCCCCTATGGAGTCCTCAGATGAGGAGGATGAAGAGTTTCAGTTCATTAATAAAGCCAAAGAacaagaagcagagcctgaggaaCAGGAGGAGGATTCATCTAGCAACCCTCGGCTACAGCGTTTGCAGAACCGTAttagtgaagatgtggaggagAGATTGGCTCGACATCGGAAAATAGTGGAACCTGAAGTGGTTGGAGAAAGTGACTCCGAAGTGGAAGGAGATGCTTGGTGCATGGAATGAGAAGATAGCagtgaagaagaagaggaagagattgaTGATGAGGAAATAGAACGGCACCGTGGCATGATGCGTCAACGAGCACAGGAGAGAAAAAATGAAGAGCTGGAAGTCATGGAGGTGGAAGATGAGGGACGTTCTGGGGAGGAGTCAGAATCAGAGTCTGAGTATGAAGAGTACACAGACAGTGAAGATGAGATGGAGCCTCGCCTTAAGCCAGTTTTCATTTGGAAGAAGGACCGGGTAACGGTTCAGGAACGTGAGGCTGAAGCATTGAAACAGAAGGAGCTGGAGCAGGAGGCCAAACGCATGGCTGAGGAGAGGCGCAAGTACACACTCAAGATTGTAGAAGAGGAGACCAAGAAAGAGCTGGAAGAGAACAAGCGGTCCCTGGCTGCACTGGATGCACTCAATACTGACAATGAAAATGATGAGGAGGAATATGAGGCATGGAAAGTTCGGGAGCTAAAGAGAATCAAGAGGGACAGAGAAGATCGAGAAGCGCTTGAAAAGGAGAAAGCAGAAATTGAACGCATGCGAAACCTGACTGAGGAAGAGAGGCGAGCTGAGCTTCGGGCAAATGGCAAAGTCATTACCAACAAAGCTGTTAAGGGCAAATATAAGTTCTTACAGAAGTATTATCACCGGGGTGCCTTCTTCATGGATGAGGATGAAGAAGTATACAAGAGAGATTTCAGCGCACCTACCCTGGAGGATCATTTCAACAAAACCATTCTTCCCAAAGTCATGCAGGTCAAGAACTTTGGACGCTCTGGTCGTACCAAGTACACCCACCTCGTGGATCAAGACACCACCTCCTTTGACTCAGCATGGGGCCAAGAGAGTGCTCAGAACACAAAGTTCTTTAAACAAAAGGCAGCTGGGGTACGAGATCTGTTTGAGCGGCCATCTGCCAAGAAGCGGAAAACTACTTAG